From the Solanum lycopersicum chromosome 10, SLM_r2.1 genome, one window contains:
- the LOC101251939 gene encoding protein PGR produces the protein MEKHLIQPAVAAVLSSVIAFRSYKRKSLNLSGAIAGVIVMFIHLAVNYRFGAMLLVFFFTSSKFTKFGEDRKRKIDAEFKEGGQRDWIQVLFNGGIATLLVLTVWTVTGSEDKCLDSKESHMITSLIGGIIGQYCCCNGDTWSSELGILSNEEPRLITNFKPVRRGTNGGVTKAGLLAAAAAGTVIGLTFVVLGFFTTKCTSDVTVKQLFVIPLSALAGLCGSVIDSLLGATLQFSGFCSVRKKVVGKPGPTVKRISGLTVLDNNTVNLLSILLTTAMTSFAFLYIF, from the exons ATGGAGAAGCATTTGATTCAACCGGCGGTGGCTGCGGTTCTCTCATCGGTGATCGCGTTTAGATCTTACAAGCGCAAGTCTCTCAACTTGTCCGGAGCCATTGCTGGGGTGATTGTGATGTTCATTCACCTCGCTGTTAACTACAG GTTTGGAGCGATGCTGCTGGTGTTCTTTTTCACTTCTTCAAAGTTTACCAAGTTTGGAGAAGATAGGAAAAGGAAAATTGATGCTGAATTCAAAGAGGGCGGTCAACGCGATTG GATTCAAGTCCTTTTCAATGGTGGCATCGCAACCCTTTTGGTTCTGACTGTATGGACAGTGACTGGATCAGAGGACAAATGTCTGGATTCAAAAGAGTCACACATGATAACATCTTTAATTGGTGGTATCATTGGTCAGTACTGCTGCTGCAATGGGGACACATGGTCTTCAGAGCTTGGGATACTTAGTAATGAGGAGCCTCGACTAATTACAAACTTCAAG CCAGTTCGAAGGGGTACAAATGGTGGAGTGACAAAAGCAGGACTCTTGGCTGCAGCAGCAGCAGGCACTGTCATTGGATTGACATTTGTAGTCCTGGGATTTTTCACTACAAAGTGCACATCTGATGTGACTGTAAAGCAGCTTTTTGTCATACCACTTTCTGCATTGGCTGGACTATGTGGAAGTGTTATCGATTCTTTGTTGGGAGCAACACTACAATTCAGTGGATTCTGTTCTGTTCGGAAGAAG GTGGTTGGGAAGCCAGGACCAACTGTGAAGAGAATATCTGGTCTTACTGTCCTTGATAATAATACAGTGAACCTCTTATCAATATTGCTGACAACGGCTATGACCTCCTTTGCCTTCTTATACATTTTCTGA
- the LOC101252238 gene encoding zeatin O-glucosyltransferase: protein MASNLHICKNNQKGQKIVVVIVPFLAQGHLNQLLQLSCLIASYNNIKVHYVSTKTHNLQAKVRVVNSFDSFSKIHFHEFPIPNFISPNPNPNSRMKFPSHLQSSFESSSYLRNPVKRLIQTLSSKYQRVVIINDSLMGSVVQDYVSVPNVEAYTFHSVSAFALLLFIWERKKRPFLIDSEILIDLPSLKDCFSPEFENLMRKEYECMNFNSGKIYNTCKVIESPFLDLLSKEVTNNNEKQWALGPFNPVTFPKNGPYTKSHTCLLWLDKQEQNSVILVSFGTTTSFSDEQIKEMAIGLEQSEQKFIWVLRDADKGNVFTKDSTRKIELPKGFEERVKERGILVRDWAPQLEILSHCSTGGFLSHCGWNSCMESVSMGVPIAAWPMHSDQPRNTVLITKILKIGIVVRDWADRNELVKSNVVKNCVEKLMASKEGDEMRNKAKILSVEIRKSVAEGGIKRIELDSFISHITR, encoded by the coding sequence ATGGCTTCCAATCTTCATATTtgcaaaaataaccaaaaaggTCAAAAAATTGTTGTAGTAATAGTCCCTTTTCTAGCACAAGGTCATCTTAATCAACTTCTACAACTCTCTTGCCTTATAGCATCTTATAACAACATAAAAGTTCATTATGTTAGTACAAAAACACATAATCTTCAAGCAAAAGTTAGAGTTGTAAATAGTTTTGACTCTTTCTCCAAAATTCATTTCCATGAATTTCCTATTCCTAATTTCATCTcaccaaatccaaatccaaattcgCGGATGAAATTTCCATCTCATCTTCAATCTTCGTTTGAATCATCGTCCTATCTGAGGAATCCTGTGAAAAGGTTAATCCAAACTCTTTCATCCAAGTATCAGAGAGTCGTTATCATAAACGACTCTCTGATGGGATCAGTTGTTCAAGATTATGTGTCAGTACCAAATGTTGAGGCATACACTTTCCATAGTGTGTCAGCTTTTGCTCTGCTCCTGTTTATATGGGAGCGGAAAAAGAGACCGTTTCTTATAGACTCTGAAATACTGATTGACCTTCCTTCCCTCAAAGATTGTTTTAGTCCAGAATTCGAGAATCTTATGAGAAaagaatatgaatgcatgaacTTTAACTCGGGAAAGATTTATAACACTtgtaaagtgatagaaagtccttttcttgatttgttgtcGAAAGAAGTAACCAATAACAACGAAAAACAATGGGCCCTCGGCCCGTTTAACCCGGTCACATTTCCCAAGAACGGCCCCTATACCAAAAGCCACACGTGTTTGTTATGGCTCGACAAACAAGAACAAAACTCGGTGATATTAGTATCATTTGGTACCACAACTTCATTTTCTGATGAACAGATAAAGGAAATGGCAATTGGACTAGAGCAGAGCGAACAAAAGTTCATTTGGGTGTTGAGAGATGCGGATAAAGGGAATGTTTTTACTAAAGACTCAACAAGAAAGATTGAATTGCCAAAGGGGTTTGAGGAGAGAGTTAAAGAAAGGGGGATTTTGGTAAGAGATTGGGCACCTCAATTGGAGATCTTGTCGCATTGTTCGACTGGTGGATTCTTGAGTCACTGTGGGTGGAATTCATGCATGGAAAGTGTCTCGATGGGCGTGCCAATAGCTGCATGGCCAATGCATTCTGATCAACCAAGAAATACTGTATTAATTACCAAGATTCTTAAAATTGGAATTGTTGTTAGAGATTGGGCTGATAGGAATGAATTGGTAAAATCAAATGTGGTGAAAAATTGTGTGGAAAAATTAATGGCATCAAAAGAAGGAGATGAAATGAGGAACAAAGCAAAAATTTTGAGTGTAGAAATTAGAAAATCAGTGGCAGAGGGTGGAATTAAACGTATAGAATTGGATTCATTCATATCTCATATAACAAGATAA